One stretch of Cohnella algarum DNA includes these proteins:
- the sucC gene encoding ADP-forming succinate--CoA ligase subunit beta — protein sequence MNIHEYQGKEVLRQYGVTVPRGKVAFSVDEAVKAAEELGTPVTVVKAQIHAGGRGKAGGVKVAKGLDQVREYAEQILGKVLVTHQTGPEGKEVKRLLIEEGCDIKKEYYVGLVVDRGTGRIVVMASEEGGTEIEEVAAHSPEKIIKEVVDPAVGLQTFQARRLAYAINIPNELVNKAAKFIMALYTAFVDKDCSIAEINPLVVTGAGDVMALDAKLNFDSNALFRHKDILELRDLDEEDEKEIQASKFDLSYIALDGNIGCMVNGAGLAMATMDIIKYYGGEPANFLDVGGGATKEKVTEAFKIILSDANVKGIFVNIFGGIMKCDVIAEGVVAAARELGLDKPLVVRLEGTNVQLGKEILNNSGLNIVAADSMADGAQKIVSLVK from the coding sequence ATGAATATTCATGAGTATCAAGGCAAGGAAGTCTTGAGACAGTACGGCGTCACCGTCCCTCGCGGGAAAGTCGCGTTCTCGGTCGACGAAGCGGTCAAAGCCGCCGAAGAGCTGGGCACGCCGGTCACGGTCGTCAAAGCGCAAATCCATGCGGGCGGCCGCGGCAAAGCGGGCGGCGTCAAAGTGGCGAAAGGTCTTGACCAAGTGCGCGAGTACGCCGAGCAAATTCTCGGCAAAGTGCTCGTCACCCACCAAACCGGCCCCGAAGGCAAAGAAGTGAAGCGTCTTCTTATCGAAGAAGGCTGCGACATTAAGAAAGAATATTACGTCGGCCTCGTCGTCGACCGCGGCACGGGGCGCATCGTCGTGATGGCGTCCGAAGAAGGCGGCACCGAAATCGAAGAAGTCGCCGCGCACTCGCCCGAGAAGATCATCAAGGAAGTCGTCGATCCGGCGGTCGGCCTGCAAACGTTCCAAGCTCGCCGTCTCGCTTACGCGATCAACATCCCGAACGAATTGGTCAACAAGGCGGCCAAGTTCATCATGGCTTTGTATACCGCTTTCGTGGACAAGGATTGTTCGATTGCCGAGATCAATCCGCTCGTCGTCACGGGCGCGGGCGACGTCATGGCGCTTGACGCGAAGCTGAACTTCGACTCCAACGCCCTGTTCCGCCACAAGGACATTCTGGAACTGCGCGATTTGGACGAAGAGGACGAAAAGGAAATCCAGGCGTCCAAGTTCGACCTGAGCTACATCGCCCTCGACGGCAACATCGGCTGCATGGTCAACGGCGCGGGACTCGCGATGGCGACGATGGACATCATCAAATATTACGGCGGCGAACCGGCGAACTTCCTTGACGTCGGCGGCGGCGCGACGAAAGAGAAAGTAACCGAAGCGTTCAAAATCATTTTGTCCGACGCGAACGTCAAGGGTATTTTCGTCAACATTTTCGGCGGCATCATGAAGTGCGACGTCATCGCCGAAGGCGTCGTGGCGGCCGCGCGCGAGCTCGGTCTGGACAAACCGCTCGTCGTCCGCCTCGAAGGCACGAACGTCCAACTGGGCAAAGAAATTTTGAACAACTCCGGGCTCAATATCGTAGCTGCGGATTCGATGGCCGACGGCGCGCAAAAAATCGTGTCGCTCGTGAAATGA
- the sucD gene encoding succinate--CoA ligase subunit alpha, which produces MSILIDKNTKVITQGITGATGSFHAKGALEYGTQMVGGVTPGKGGQTIDFDLENGTKVTLPIFNTVKEAVEATGATASVIYVAPPFAADSIMEAVDAELDLVICITEGIPVIDMIKVKRYMEGKKTRLIGPNCPGVITPEEIKIGIMPGYIHKKGHVGVVSRSGTLTYEAVHQLTNRGIGQSSAVGIGGDPVKGSEFIDILRLFNEDPDTYAVIMIGEIGGTAEEEAAEWIKANMTKPVVGFIGGATAPPGKRMGHAGAIISGGKGTAAEKIAKLEECGIRVAPTPSEMGSTLVSVLEERGLLEKCKS; this is translated from the coding sequence ATGAGCATTTTGATCGATAAAAACACCAAGGTGATCACCCAAGGCATTACGGGAGCGACGGGTTCGTTCCACGCCAAAGGGGCTCTGGAATACGGCACGCAAATGGTCGGCGGCGTTACGCCGGGCAAAGGCGGCCAAACGATCGATTTCGACCTGGAGAACGGCACGAAGGTGACGCTGCCGATCTTCAATACGGTCAAGGAAGCGGTCGAGGCGACGGGCGCCACGGCTTCCGTCATCTATGTCGCGCCTCCGTTCGCGGCGGACTCGATCATGGAAGCGGTTGACGCCGAGCTGGATCTGGTCATCTGCATTACCGAAGGCATTCCGGTCATCGACATGATCAAGGTCAAACGTTACATGGAAGGCAAAAAGACGCGCCTGATCGGGCCGAACTGCCCGGGCGTCATCACGCCGGAAGAAATCAAAATCGGCATCATGCCGGGCTACATCCACAAAAAAGGCCACGTCGGCGTCGTTTCCCGTTCCGGCACGCTGACGTACGAAGCGGTTCACCAGCTGACGAACCGCGGCATCGGCCAATCCTCCGCCGTCGGCATCGGCGGCGACCCGGTCAAAGGCTCCGAGTTTATCGACATTCTTCGCCTCTTTAACGAAGATCCCGATACTTACGCCGTCATCATGATCGGCGAAATCGGCGGCACGGCCGAGGAAGAAGCGGCCGAATGGATCAAGGCGAACATGACGAAGCCGGTCGTCGGCTTCATCGGCGGCGCCACGGCGCCTCCCGGAAAGCGCATGGGCCACGCCGGCGCCATCATTTCCGGCGGGAAAGGCACCGCCGCCGAGAAGATCGCCAAGCTCGAAGAGTGCGGCATCCGCGTCGCTCCGACGCCGTCCGAAATGGGCTCCACGCTCGTCAGCGTGCTTGAGGAACGCGGCCTGCTTGAAAAATGCAAAAGCTGA